In a single window of the Nocardioides sp. L-11A genome:
- a CDS encoding MFS transporter gives MTATTPRAATGPAAAQDLRRWGGLAVLAASLLVVVMDMTVLNVALPDLTADLHAGALAQLWIVDVYSLVLAGLLVPVAALADRWGRRRMLLTGFAIFALASLGALIARSPGDVIAVRALLGIGGAMIMPATLSLIRALFPDARERAFALGLWAATAAVGGAIGPIVGGALLSAFSWHAAFLVNVPLMVVALVAGLLLLPESRSDKPGRVDALGVLLSVGGMVAAVYGIKHLGKGDLDLGTVLSLLVGFALLTAFVRRCLRQDEPMLAVRLFANPVFRSGVATALASSTAMMALLFVGSQWLQLVQGWSPLVAGVALLPMALGGLIGPPLAPAVAARFGARNVIVAGLVVLAAGLLTLWVLPRPLAYVGVAVALLLVGFGTAALGLASALIMGSAPVHQAGSAAAVEEMSYEVGGVLGIAVLGSLAGVVYRHGLPAGADEAAVESVSGALGTPFEPAALASYTDAFGVVGLVGGVLTLVVAVLVWFGLPKDVDVSGSH, from the coding sequence ATGACCGCCACGACCCCCCGCGCCGCCACCGGACCCGCCGCGGCGCAGGACCTCCGCCGCTGGGGCGGTCTGGCCGTGCTCGCGGCCAGTCTGCTCGTCGTCGTGATGGACATGACCGTCCTCAACGTGGCGCTGCCGGACCTCACCGCCGACCTCCACGCCGGCGCCCTCGCCCAGCTGTGGATCGTCGACGTCTACTCGCTCGTCCTCGCCGGCCTGCTCGTCCCGGTCGCCGCCCTCGCCGACCGGTGGGGTCGACGCCGGATGCTGCTCACCGGCTTCGCCATCTTCGCCCTCGCCTCCCTCGGTGCGCTGATCGCCCGGAGCCCGGGCGACGTGATCGCCGTCCGGGCCCTGCTCGGCATCGGCGGCGCGATGATCATGCCGGCCACGCTCTCGCTGATCCGGGCACTGTTCCCGGACGCCCGGGAGCGGGCCTTCGCCCTCGGCCTGTGGGCCGCGACCGCCGCGGTCGGCGGCGCCATCGGCCCGATCGTGGGCGGCGCGCTGCTCAGTGCGTTCAGCTGGCACGCGGCCTTCCTGGTCAACGTTCCCCTCATGGTCGTCGCGCTCGTCGCCGGCCTCCTCCTGCTGCCCGAGAGCCGCTCGGACAAGCCGGGCCGGGTCGACGCGCTCGGCGTCCTGCTCTCGGTCGGCGGCATGGTCGCGGCCGTCTACGGCATCAAGCACCTCGGCAAGGGCGACCTCGACCTCGGCACCGTGCTGAGCCTGCTCGTGGGCTTCGCGCTGTTGACCGCGTTCGTGCGCCGCTGCCTGCGCCAGGACGAGCCGATGCTCGCCGTCCGCCTCTTCGCCAACCCGGTCTTCCGCTCCGGCGTCGCCACGGCCCTGGCGAGCAGCACCGCGATGATGGCGCTGCTTTTCGTCGGGTCGCAGTGGCTGCAGCTGGTGCAGGGGTGGAGCCCGCTGGTCGCCGGTGTCGCGCTGCTGCCGATGGCCCTCGGCGGCCTGATCGGCCCGCCGCTGGCGCCGGCGGTCGCGGCGCGCTTCGGCGCCCGCAACGTGATCGTCGCCGGTCTGGTCGTGCTCGCCGCCGGGCTCCTCACGCTGTGGGTGCTCCCGCGGCCCCTGGCCTACGTCGGTGTCGCCGTCGCGCTGCTCCTCGTCGGCTTCGGTACGGCGGCCCTGGGCCTCGCGTCCGCGCTGATCATGGGCTCGGCGCCGGTCCACCAGGCCGGCTCGGCAGCCGCTGTGGAGGAGATGTCCTACGAGGTCGGCGGCGTCCTCGGCATCGCCGTGCTCGGCAGCCTCGCCGGCGTGGTCTACCGGCACGGTCTCCCGGCGGGCGCCGACGAGGCGGCCGTCGAGTCGGTCTCCGGCGCGCTCGGGACGCCGTTCGAGCCCGCCGCGCTGGCGTCGTACACCGACGCCTTCGGCGTGGTGGGCCTGGTCGGCGGTGTGCTCACCCTGGTCGTCGCGGTCCTGGTGTGGTTCGGGCTCCCGAAGGACGTCGATGTGTCCGGCAGCCACTAG
- a CDS encoding TetR/AcrR family transcriptional regulator: protein MSTRDTVLAAAQRLLATDPTAPMAQIAAAAGVGRATVHRHFASREDLLHEIGRRSLDRWAESMAEAGLAAAVASADPAQIRACLDDMIGRFVVDADEYGIALTDPTVVNGPALRERADELFAEEVALYAAAQAAGVLRSDVPARWLGHSLFGLLVAVRDALVAGDIATRDAQDLVRSMFLQGGVVR, encoded by the coding sequence ATGAGTACCCGGGACACGGTGCTGGCCGCCGCTCAGCGCCTGCTCGCGACGGACCCGACCGCGCCGATGGCGCAGATCGCCGCTGCAGCCGGCGTCGGCCGCGCGACCGTCCACCGTCACTTCGCCAGCCGCGAGGACCTGCTCCACGAGATCGGTCGCCGCTCACTCGACCGCTGGGCCGAGAGCATGGCCGAGGCGGGCCTGGCCGCAGCCGTCGCCTCCGCCGACCCGGCGCAGATCCGTGCCTGTCTCGACGACATGATCGGCCGCTTCGTGGTCGACGCGGACGAGTACGGCATCGCGCTGACCGACCCCACCGTCGTCAACGGCCCCGCCCTGCGTGAGCGCGCCGACGAGCTGTTCGCGGAGGAGGTCGCCCTGTACGCCGCCGCCCAGGCCGCCGGCGTGCTGCGCTCCGATGTCCCCGCCCGCTGGCTGGGGCACTCCCTGTTCGGCCTGCTCGTCGCCGTGCGCGACGCGCTGGTCGCCGGTGACATCGCGACGCGCGACGCCCAGGACCTGGTCCGCTCGATGTTCCTCCAGGGTGGTGTCGTCCGATGA
- a CDS encoding YqgE/AlgH family protein, which translates to MSSELSLGAGRLLLASAELMDPNFVDTVVLLLDVNDEGALGVVLNRPTALPVSEVLGEWGEVVEEPEVLFQGGPVATDGALAVALAAPGGEDAAGFRPVWDRVGLLDLDTPRELVDGTVDRLRIFAGYAGWGAGQLEAEIAEGSWYVVPGQVDDVFGGDARDLRRQVLRRQPGDLALHATRPQDPELN; encoded by the coding sequence ATGTCGAGCGAGTTGAGTCTCGGTGCCGGACGCCTGTTGCTGGCATCGGCCGAGCTGATGGATCCGAACTTCGTCGACACGGTGGTGCTGCTGCTCGACGTCAACGACGAGGGTGCCCTCGGCGTCGTCCTCAACCGGCCCACGGCGCTGCCCGTCTCCGAGGTGCTGGGGGAGTGGGGCGAGGTCGTGGAGGAGCCCGAGGTGCTCTTCCAGGGCGGCCCGGTCGCGACCGACGGCGCTCTCGCCGTCGCGCTCGCGGCACCGGGTGGTGAGGACGCCGCGGGCTTCCGGCCGGTGTGGGACCGGGTCGGGCTGCTCGACCTCGACACGCCGCGCGAGCTCGTCGACGGCACGGTCGACCGGCTGCGGATCTTCGCCGGGTACGCCGGCTGGGGCGCCGGTCAGCTCGAGGCCGAGATCGCGGAGGGCAGCTGGTACGTCGTACCGGGGCAGGTCGACGACGTCTTCGGCGGCGACGCCCGTGATCTGCGCCGCCAGGTGCTGCGTCGCCAGCCCGGTGATCTCGCGCTGCACGCGACTCGCCCGCAGGACCCGGAGCTCAACTGA
- a CDS encoding TetR/AcrR family transcriptional regulator, with product MAKASVSKLVPKVPVPGVPGGSRRASYSASTKRALVDVAERLFAEKGYAATSLDAIVSGARVTKGALYHHFSGKQALFESVFERVEQQAAKRIQKSLRSEKDPWRKATEGLRSFLDVVQESPYRRIVIQDGPAVLGYERYREQEERSTFANIVEIVRATLDAGAWDLDEDMLQTFARIFFGAMSSAGESVAMAADPEAAARRVESAIGFLLAGVQSLVEQGVAMPSAFGGADDEGAADRE from the coding sequence GTGGCGAAGGCATCGGTGTCGAAACTCGTCCCCAAGGTCCCCGTGCCGGGCGTCCCGGGCGGATCCCGCCGGGCGTCGTACTCCGCCTCGACCAAGCGGGCCCTCGTCGACGTCGCGGAGCGGCTGTTCGCCGAGAAGGGGTACGCCGCGACCTCCCTCGACGCGATCGTGTCCGGGGCCCGGGTCACCAAGGGCGCGCTCTACCACCACTTCTCGGGCAAGCAGGCACTGTTCGAGTCCGTCTTCGAGCGGGTCGAGCAGCAGGCCGCGAAACGGATCCAGAAGTCGCTGCGCAGCGAGAAGGACCCGTGGCGCAAGGCCACCGAGGGCCTACGCTCCTTCCTCGACGTCGTCCAGGAGTCGCCGTACCGGCGCATCGTCATCCAGGACGGGCCCGCGGTGCTCGGCTACGAGCGCTACCGCGAGCAGGAGGAACGCTCGACCTTCGCCAATATCGTCGAGATCGTCCGCGCCACCCTCGACGCCGGCGCCTGGGACCTCGACGAGGACATGCTGCAGACCTTCGCGCGGATCTTCTTCGGCGCCATGTCCTCCGCCGGCGAGTCCGTCGCCATGGCGGCCGATCCCGAGGCCGCGGCCCGCCGGGTCGAGAGCGCGATCGGCTTCCTGCTCGCCGGCGTGCAGAGTCTGGTGGAGCAGGGCGTCGCGATGCCGAGCGCGTTCGGCGGCGCCGACGACGAGGGGGCCGCCGACCGGGAGTGA
- a CDS encoding DUF3048 domain-containing protein, with the protein MRVSTLRSALPASLVVLSLVLAGCGGGDDGDKKSDGDSTSEASPTPEVPQIWPLTGLEAEPGQSVELDRPVVVTKIDNSPASSPQVGLSKADLVVEELVEGGITRLAAFYYSQLPGDIGPVRSMRASDIGIVSPAGAVIATSGGARETLPRIDRAKIKYFSEGGPGFYRNSGRRAPYNLFTDLKKVAKAAEDGKTARPADYLPWGTEADFAGGTPAPTLSAHFGSRTTNWRFEDGSYTNTNSNAAQGDHFQASSVLVLRVKVVDAGYKDPAGNFVPESKFEGTGAAQLFHNGQVVEGTWTKDEVGSTLSLATADGAELKVPAGKVWIELVPVEANNGSVTVGQ; encoded by the coding sequence GTGCGTGTTTCCACCCTCCGCAGCGCCCTGCCCGCCTCGCTCGTCGTGCTGAGCCTCGTGCTCGCCGGATGCGGGGGTGGGGACGACGGTGACAAGAAGTCGGACGGTGACAGCACGTCCGAGGCGAGCCCGACGCCGGAGGTGCCGCAGATCTGGCCGCTGACCGGTCTCGAGGCGGAGCCGGGGCAGTCCGTCGAGCTGGACCGCCCGGTCGTGGTGACCAAGATCGACAACTCGCCGGCCAGCTCGCCGCAGGTCGGGCTGAGCAAGGCCGACCTGGTCGTCGAGGAGCTGGTCGAGGGCGGCATCACCCGCCTGGCCGCGTTCTACTACTCCCAGCTGCCCGGCGACATCGGGCCGGTCCGCTCGATGCGGGCCAGCGACATCGGCATCGTCTCGCCGGCCGGCGCGGTCATCGCCACCAGCGGCGGCGCCCGCGAGACCCTGCCCCGCATCGACCGCGCCAAGATCAAGTACTTCAGCGAGGGTGGGCCGGGCTTCTACCGCAACAGCGGCCGCCGCGCGCCGTACAACCTCTTCACCGACCTGAAGAAGGTCGCCAAGGCGGCCGAGGACGGCAAGACCGCGCGCCCGGCCGACTACCTGCCGTGGGGCACCGAGGCGGACTTCGCGGGCGGTACGCCGGCCCCGACCCTCTCCGCGCACTTCGGCAGCCGCACGACGAACTGGCGCTTCGAGGACGGCAGCTACACCAACACCAACTCCAACGCCGCCCAGGGCGACCACTTCCAGGCCAGCTCGGTGCTGGTACTGCGGGTGAAGGTCGTCGACGCCGGCTACAAGGACCCGGCCGGCAACTTCGTGCCGGAGAGCAAGTTCGAGGGCACCGGTGCCGCGCAGCTGTTCCACAACGGCCAGGTCGTCGAGGGCACCTGGACCAAGGACGAGGTCGGCTCGACGCTGAGCCTGGCGACCGCGGACGGCGCCGAGCTCAAGGTCCCGGCCGGGAAGGTCTGGATCGAGCTGGTGCCCGTCGAGGCCAACAACGGCTCGGTCACCGTCGGTCAGTAG
- a CDS encoding SigE family RNA polymerase sigma factor → MIDPVPDPFEELARARAAELYRSAWLLCGHRAEAEDLVQETLAKVYVRMSRRLGPPLDNPAAYAQTVLTRTFISSRRRRSSTETPYADLPGPDAGGADHAETTDLRVALVEALADLGPVDRAVVVLRHLEDRSVEEVADVLGLSPGAVRNRCMRALARMRKEVLR, encoded by the coding sequence ATGATCGACCCCGTGCCGGACCCGTTCGAGGAGCTCGCCCGCGCCCGAGCGGCCGAGCTCTACCGCTCGGCCTGGCTGCTGTGCGGCCACCGCGCGGAGGCGGAGGACCTCGTGCAGGAGACGCTGGCGAAGGTCTACGTGCGGATGAGCCGCCGACTCGGCCCGCCGCTGGACAACCCGGCGGCGTACGCCCAGACCGTGCTGACCCGCACCTTCATCAGCTCCCGGCGCCGGCGCAGCAGCACCGAGACGCCGTACGCCGACCTGCCGGGCCCGGATGCGGGCGGGGCGGATCACGCCGAGACGACCGACCTGCGGGTCGCGCTGGTCGAGGCGCTGGCCGACCTCGGCCCGGTCGACCGGGCGGTGGTGGTGCTGCGGCACCTGGAGGACCGGTCGGTCGAGGAGGTCGCCGACGTCCTCGGCCTCTCTCCTGGGGCGGTGCGCAATCGATGCATGCGCGCGCTGGCGCGGATGCGGAAGGAGGTCCTGCGATGA
- a CDS encoding glucose 1-dehydrogenase yields MGRFDGRVAVITGAARGIGFGTATRYAEEGASVAIVDLDEAAAADAAAKLPLVAGAKAVGVGADVSDGASVDAAVARVVAELGGIHILVNNAGITRDNLLFKMTEDDWDLVMGVHLKGAFLMTKAAQKHFVEQKYGKVVNISSISALGNRGQANYSAAKMGIQGFTRTLGIELGPFGINVNAVAPGFIATEMTDATAARLKMDVEEFRRLNAEANPVKRVGAPADIAAAVTFLSSDEASYITGQTLYVDGGISLGT; encoded by the coding sequence ATGGGTCGTTTCGACGGGCGAGTCGCCGTCATCACCGGAGCCGCGCGCGGGATCGGCTTCGGCACCGCCACCCGCTATGCCGAGGAGGGGGCGTCGGTCGCGATCGTCGACCTCGACGAGGCAGCCGCGGCCGATGCGGCGGCGAAGCTGCCGCTGGTCGCGGGTGCGAAGGCTGTCGGCGTGGGTGCCGACGTCTCCGACGGCGCGTCGGTCGACGCCGCCGTCGCTCGGGTCGTCGCCGAGCTCGGCGGCATCCACATCCTGGTCAACAACGCGGGCATCACCCGCGACAACCTGCTGTTCAAGATGACCGAGGACGACTGGGACCTGGTCATGGGCGTGCACCTCAAGGGCGCCTTCTTGATGACCAAGGCCGCGCAGAAGCACTTCGTGGAGCAGAAGTACGGCAAGGTCGTGAACATCTCGAGCATCTCCGCGCTCGGCAACCGCGGCCAGGCCAACTACTCGGCCGCCAAGATGGGTATCCAGGGCTTCACCCGGACCCTCGGCATCGAGCTCGGTCCGTTCGGTATCAACGTCAACGCCGTCGCCCCCGGCTTCATCGCCACCGAGATGACCGATGCGACCGCGGCGCGACTGAAGATGGACGTCGAGGAGTTCCGCCGCCTCAACGCCGAGGCCAACCCGGTCAAGCGGGTCGGTGCGCCGGCGGACATCGCCGCTGCGGTCACCTTCCTGTCCAGCGACGAGGCGTCCTACATCACCGGCCAGACCCTGTACGTCGACGGCGGCATCTCGCTCGGCACCTGA
- a CDS encoding HIT family protein, with protein MTTDCVFCTIIAGAAEADVVLDEPGLLAFLDRRPVFKGHVLLVPRDHVVTLPDLPAEQRDGFLAAAQRLACAVVEGLGAQGSFVAMNNVVSQSVPHLHLHVVPRTKGDGLRGFFWPRTKYAAGEAAHYAARLRAALAS; from the coding sequence ATGACGACCGACTGCGTCTTCTGCACGATCATCGCCGGTGCGGCCGAGGCCGACGTGGTCCTCGACGAGCCCGGGCTGCTGGCCTTCCTCGACCGGCGGCCGGTGTTCAAGGGCCACGTGCTGCTCGTGCCCCGCGACCACGTCGTCACGCTGCCCGACCTGCCGGCCGAGCAGCGCGACGGGTTCCTGGCCGCGGCGCAGCGGCTGGCGTGTGCCGTCGTCGAGGGGCTCGGCGCCCAGGGCAGCTTCGTCGCGATGAACAACGTGGTCAGCCAGTCGGTGCCGCACCTGCACCTGCACGTCGTCCCGCGCACCAAGGGAGACGGCCTGCGCGGGTTCTTCTGGCCGCGCACGAAGTACGCCGCGGGGGAGGCGGCGCACTACGCCGCCCGCCTGCGCGCCGCGCTGGCGTCGTAG
- a CDS encoding TetR/AcrR family transcriptional regulator: MLVAFAIVTSGIGQAESGASLSGVRERTRRAIVDTAVAVWSRDWNASLGDVATGAQVSRSTLHRYFPDRRSLVLAAREHALQLLAEAAGAAVQGCATAVEELAALLRAIVEVGDAVIYLYADPTRFGDAVAEDQDDSADLREVVVRAAEDGAIDASAGPDWVVSTLYAIGYSAAEAINHGILPRNRAGDVAVQTFLRGLGRDDG, translated from the coding sequence ATGTTGGTAGCGTTCGCGATCGTGACCAGCGGGATCGGACAGGCGGAGTCGGGGGCGTCCCTCTCGGGCGTCCGCGAGCGCACCCGCCGCGCGATCGTCGACACCGCCGTCGCGGTCTGGAGCCGCGACTGGAACGCCTCACTGGGCGACGTCGCCACCGGCGCCCAGGTCAGCCGCAGCACCCTGCACCGCTACTTCCCCGACCGGAGGAGTCTGGTGTTGGCGGCCCGCGAGCACGCGCTGCAGCTGCTCGCCGAGGCCGCGGGAGCGGCGGTCCAGGGCTGCGCCACCGCGGTGGAGGAGCTCGCGGCGCTGCTGCGGGCCATCGTCGAGGTCGGCGACGCGGTCATCTACCTCTATGCCGACCCCACGCGCTTCGGGGACGCCGTCGCGGAGGACCAGGACGACAGCGCGGACCTGCGTGAGGTCGTCGTACGCGCGGCCGAGGACGGGGCGATCGACGCCTCGGCCGGCCCGGACTGGGTGGTCTCCACGCTGTACGCGATCGGCTACTCCGCCGCCGAGGCCATCAACCACGGCATCCTCCCGCGCAACCGCGCGGGAGACGTCGCCGTGCAGACCTTCCTGCGCGGCCTGGGGCGTGACGACGGATGA
- a CDS encoding ABC transporter ATP-binding protein, which translates to MSYAVPTVKPDPGATPDLSVRERLALLWGYIGPHRRLLTVGVLLGLLGTATELATPLVTKWVLDGLAVDASLRTPVTVLGVLLVAGTFVGLVQGIMLGTLAERIILATRTGMVRHLLGVRVRELDNRSEGEMVARVTSDTLLIREAATTSVVYGVNGLISVVGSLVLMAYLDWSLLLVTLAVVVAVAVAALLLMPGLARAYQESQAEVGEMGGRLSGVLRALRTVKASRAEEREADRISEFARRSAVSAVRAVRLETVAWTITGAGINLAVMLVLGFGAYRVGADALEVSALIAFLLYLFGLTWPVMMLTMALTALQSGLAAAARIDEITSMELEAHDGLPTPELPAPDSATTALELRGVRVRYAPHAPWALDGVDIVIPRRGHTAIVGPSGAGKTTVLSLLLRFHDPDAGEVLLDGVPYDRWPLHDLRRRIAYVEQDTPLVPGTLRENVRYADPDAPEPELWRALEVVRMAGRVRALPEGLDTEIGPTTLSGGERQRVALARALVADPELLLLDEVTAQLDGITEAAVAEGIRRQAARGAVVTIAHRLSTVLDADQIVVLEAGRVRSVGSHAELLRSDNLYAELVAALRIAAEEPR; encoded by the coding sequence GTGTCCTACGCCGTCCCGACCGTCAAACCCGATCCCGGCGCCACCCCGGACCTGAGCGTCCGCGAGAGGCTCGCGCTGCTGTGGGGCTACATCGGCCCGCACCGCCGCCTGCTCACCGTCGGCGTGCTGCTCGGCCTCCTCGGCACCGCGACCGAGCTCGCCACTCCCCTGGTCACCAAGTGGGTGCTGGACGGACTGGCCGTGGACGCCTCGCTGCGCACCCCCGTCACGGTCCTCGGCGTGCTGCTGGTCGCCGGCACCTTCGTCGGGCTGGTCCAGGGCATCATGCTCGGCACCCTGGCCGAGCGGATCATCCTCGCGACGCGCACCGGGATGGTGCGCCACCTCCTCGGGGTCCGGGTCCGCGAGCTCGACAACCGCTCCGAGGGCGAGATGGTCGCCCGGGTCACCTCAGACACCCTGCTCATCCGCGAGGCGGCCACCACCAGCGTCGTGTACGGCGTCAACGGGCTGATCAGCGTCGTCGGCTCGCTCGTACTGATGGCCTATCTCGACTGGAGCCTGCTGCTGGTGACCCTGGCCGTCGTCGTCGCGGTCGCCGTGGCGGCACTGTTGCTCATGCCGGGCCTGGCCCGCGCCTACCAGGAGTCCCAGGCCGAGGTCGGCGAGATGGGCGGCCGGCTGTCCGGCGTACTGCGGGCGCTGCGCACGGTGAAGGCCAGCCGGGCCGAGGAGCGGGAGGCGGATCGGATCAGCGAGTTCGCCCGCCGCTCGGCGGTGTCGGCGGTCCGCGCGGTGCGACTGGAAACGGTGGCGTGGACCATCACCGGCGCCGGCATCAACCTCGCCGTGATGCTGGTCCTGGGCTTCGGCGCCTACCGGGTCGGCGCGGACGCACTCGAGGTCAGCGCCCTCATCGCCTTCCTGCTCTACCTCTTCGGGCTGACCTGGCCGGTGATGATGCTCACGATGGCGCTCACCGCGCTGCAGTCCGGGCTCGCGGCGGCGGCGCGGATCGACGAGATCACCAGCATGGAGCTGGAGGCGCACGACGGGCTGCCCACCCCCGAGCTCCCCGCGCCGGACAGCGCGACCACCGCCCTGGAGCTGCGCGGGGTCCGGGTCCGCTATGCGCCGCACGCGCCGTGGGCGCTCGACGGCGTCGACATCGTCATCCCGCGCCGCGGCCATACCGCGATCGTCGGCCCCTCCGGCGCCGGCAAGACCACCGTGCTGTCGCTGCTGCTCCGCTTCCACGACCCGGACGCCGGCGAGGTGCTCCTCGACGGCGTCCCCTACGACCGGTGGCCGCTGCACGACCTGCGTCGGCGAATCGCGTACGTCGAGCAGGACACCCCGCTCGTCCCGGGCACGCTGCGCGAGAACGTCCGCTACGCCGACCCCGACGCACCCGAGCCGGAGCTGTGGCGGGCCCTGGAGGTGGTGCGGATGGCCGGGCGCGTGCGCGCGCTGCCCGAGGGCCTGGACACCGAGATCGGCCCGACCACCCTGTCCGGCGGCGAGCGCCAGCGGGTGGCCCTGGCCCGCGCCCTGGTCGCCGACCCCGAGCTGCTCCTGCTCGACGAGGTGACCGCCCAGCTGGACGGGATCACCGAGGCGGCGGTGGCCGAGGGCATCCGACGCCAGGCGGCCCGCGGCGCGGTGGTCACCATCGCGCACCGGCTCTCGACCGTGCTGGACGCCGACCAGATCGTCGTCCTGGAGGCCGGCCGGGTGCGCTCCGTCGGCAGCCACGCCGAGCTGCTGCGGAGTGACAACCTGTACGCCGAGCTGGTGGCCGCCCTGCGGATCGCCGCCGAGGAGCCGAGGTAG
- a CDS encoding glycerophosphodiester phosphodiesterase, which produces MTSRTTPALRRALLIVTSTALALGVAAVPAHAGPGADRDHGPAHDRHPAGEPLVIAHRGASGYRPEHTLAAYRLAIRMGADYVEPDLVSTKDGVLVARHENEIGGTTDVAQRLEFADRRTTRTIDGVAVTGWFTEDFTLAELKTLRAKERLPRVRPGNTAYDGRFEVPTLEEVIQLVKRESGRSGRTIGIAPETKHPTYFASIGLSLEEPLVRALRRSGLDRANAKVVIQSFETGNLRRLDTMTRVPLAQLVDGSGAPYDLRAAGSTTTYADLVTPAGLADIARYAEWVAPTKNLVVPRDASGTLAAPSALVPDAHAVGLRVVTWTMRRENQFLPADHRIGSDPDAPGDLAGEIDAFLDAGVDALFSDHPDVAVATRDAWAAQEGAA; this is translated from the coding sequence ATGACCTCTCGGACCACTCCTGCGCTGCGGCGCGCGCTGCTGATCGTCACGTCCACCGCCCTCGCTCTCGGCGTGGCCGCCGTGCCCGCCCACGCGGGCCCCGGCGCGGACCGCGACCACGGACCGGCCCACGACCGCCATCCCGCCGGCGAGCCGCTCGTGATCGCCCACCGCGGCGCCTCGGGCTACCGGCCTGAGCACACCCTGGCGGCGTACCGCCTCGCGATCCGGATGGGGGCCGACTACGTCGAGCCCGACCTGGTGTCGACCAAGGACGGCGTCCTCGTCGCCCGCCACGAGAACGAGATCGGTGGCACGACCGACGTCGCGCAGCGCTTGGAGTTCGCCGACCGGCGCACCACCAGGACCATCGACGGGGTCGCCGTCACCGGCTGGTTCACCGAGGACTTCACGCTCGCCGAGCTCAAGACCCTGCGCGCCAAGGAGCGGCTGCCGCGGGTCCGACCCGGAAACACCGCCTACGACGGCCGGTTCGAGGTGCCCACGCTCGAGGAGGTGATCCAGCTGGTCAAGCGGGAGTCCGGTCGCAGCGGGCGGACCATCGGCATCGCGCCGGAGACCAAGCACCCGACGTACTTCGCCTCGATCGGGCTCTCGCTCGAGGAGCCGCTCGTGCGGGCCCTGCGTCGCAGCGGCCTCGACCGGGCGAACGCGAAGGTCGTCATCCAGTCCTTCGAGACCGGCAACCTGCGCCGGCTCGACACCATGACCAGGGTCCCGCTCGCGCAACTGGTCGACGGCAGCGGCGCGCCGTACGACCTGCGGGCGGCGGGCTCCACGACCACCTACGCCGACCTGGTCACGCCCGCGGGCCTGGCCGACATCGCGAGGTACGCCGAGTGGGTGGCGCCGACCAAGAACCTGGTCGTCCCGCGGGACGCGTCCGGCACCCTGGCCGCGCCGAGTGCGCTCGTGCCGGACGCGCACGCGGTGGGGCTCAGGGTCGTCACCTGGACGATGCGCCGGGAGAACCAGTTCCTCCCGGCCGACCACCGGATCGGCAGCGACCCCGACGCGCCCGGCGACCTGGCCGGCGAGATCGATGCGTTCCTCGACGCGGGCGTCGACGCGCTGTTCTCCGACCACCCGGACGTCGCCGTCGCCACCCGCGACGCGTGGGCCGCCCAGGAGGGCGCGGCCTGA
- a CDS encoding thioesterase family protein, whose protein sequence is MAYWHRTAPHTFAPTEHVGGAWDRATQHIAPALGVLAHEVERHRDARRSDGLVVSRLSYDILGTVPIEPIDVAVEVLRPGRTIELVQATASYAGRAVVLLRAWLAEPYDTAPLAGTDLPSIPAADEMEPWDMAGLWPGGFIASIEVRRKELGPGRSMVWVRTPHALVADEPVSRLAAVAGLVDVTNGIAVRTDPTQVAFPNLDLTAHFLHTPAEGWLGLDTTQSYGPGGIGVTSSKMHDESGPLGTIAQTLTVRP, encoded by the coding sequence GTGGCGTACTGGCACCGGACCGCACCGCACACCTTCGCCCCCACCGAGCACGTGGGCGGCGCCTGGGACCGCGCGACGCAGCACATCGCGCCCGCCCTCGGCGTCCTCGCCCACGAGGTCGAACGGCACCGCGACGCGCGGCGCTCCGACGGGCTGGTCGTGAGCCGGCTCTCCTACGACATCCTCGGGACGGTGCCGATCGAGCCGATCGACGTCGCGGTCGAGGTGCTCCGACCCGGCCGCACCATCGAGCTGGTCCAGGCCACGGCGTCGTACGCCGGGCGCGCGGTGGTGCTGTTGCGCGCCTGGCTGGCCGAGCCCTACGACACCGCCCCCCTGGCCGGGACCGACCTGCCGTCGATCCCGGCGGCGGACGAGATGGAGCCCTGGGACATGGCGGGCCTGTGGCCCGGCGGGTTCATCGCCTCGATCGAGGTACGTCGCAAGGAGCTCGGCCCGGGCCGCTCGATGGTCTGGGTCCGCACCCCCCACGCGCTCGTCGCCGACGAGCCGGTCAGCCGCCTCGCCGCCGTCGCCGGCCTGGTCGACGTCACCAACGGGATCGCCGTGCGCACCGACCCCACCCAGGTCGCCTTCCCGAACCTCGACCTGACCGCCCACTTCCTGCACACCCCCGCCGAGGGCTGGCTCGGGCTCGACACCACCCAGTCCTACGGCCCCGGCGGCATCGGCGTCACCAGCTCCAAGATGCACGACGAGTCCGGTCCGCTCGGCACCATCGCCCAGACCCTCACGGTGCGTCCGTAG